Within Quercus lobata isolate SW786 chromosome 5, ValleyOak3.0 Primary Assembly, whole genome shotgun sequence, the genomic segment GGTGTGGTTGTGGTGACATCAAGATGGCTACAGACGTGGTAGTGACAATATGAAAAATGATAATAGTGAGTATGGGAATAATAATGctagtaaaatttgtaaatgtTACTTTCcctatataatttaattttatgacTCAAAATgctcaaaatatctaagttaaaattccatgaaaaaaaaaaaagaagaagaagttaaacCAAACATGGGAAATTCTTTTATGGTGCCTTTGGATATGGTACCCTACCCACTATGACCAGAAttgttaatttcaattttttttgatcttAACATTTTATTATACTCATGGAGGAATGGTGGAGCTAAAAACACTTGAAAAATACATTATTATGATCATAATATTTGCCATATcttcaaaaaacacaaagatattatagAATCTCCAAGGaaattaatatttgaataaATTCGTAGATTACAACTCAAAGTAAAATCCTTTCTCatccaaacaaaatataaacgaTAGTATGAACACAAACGATAATACTTTTGTATTTCTTTCTGGGCATATTCGTTTTGTAGGAATTTGAgatgaaattgttaattttaaaaaatgtggtTCGCTTGAAAAATAATCTCAAGAATTATAATTTGTTTGGATATTTCAATTCCTAAGAAATGTGATAATTATAACTCTCGATCACCACTtatgtaaaaaatatgttatttctagcaaattttaagaattaataaCGTGACACTTAaattcaacttaaaaaaaaaatactaattcagtttatttaattatacaACCAAAGTatgtatttttcaaatttgatatttattaatgtttaaagcatttttttatttaaataaataatattaatagttaAAAAACTATTCTTTGGTGAATGAAAGAATATGTGCGATTATTttaaacaactaaatttatatttttaaatataggttttataatatgatatgaatttaaattctaattatATCCAAACAACATAAATATCAACTTTtaggaattttaattttcatgaaaatttaaactatcaagaattatatttattgatctcaaaatttgaaattctcAACATTTGAGCAAACTTTTGTGGCAATGAAAACATGCAAATATAATTGATGCACTAAGTTGGCCCAATCAAATACACTAGGGTCGGAAGGGCACTAACGCTATTTTAAATGAGTAAATGGCAGACTCTAACCATGTCAAGAAGGAAGAACACTGTTAAGGAAACAGTGCAAAGATAAAAAGATATCTTAGAAAATATTGGTATGCTTTGTGTTAATGGATCTATCTCATAATAAGGAACTCTTTCCCAGACTCCATTTTCGTTCTTTATTGGCAATAGAAATATTAAATATAGCAACGAGATGTGTTATACCATTTtgtatatgctagagtggatgtgGAAAGagaagcatagaataggaacaaAAGGGTCACATGGTTCAACCTTGTCGGCCTACGTCCacagaggaatcccttaaggacTATATCCTTATTGTATAAGAGTGTAATAcaataacctgtgttacaatgaaccgtAACATTGTATATATAGACAACTAAACCTTAGGCTACTAGTACAAGTAAAAGTAAGATTGGGCCTATTAAATTAGgataatatgtctaatatatctctaacaaaaaagagactactagtacaagtaggagtaAGATTGGGCCTATTAAATTAGGATAATATGtgtaatatatctctaacaaaaaaaaaagagactagCTGCTAAGTGCTAATTGCTATAGTGCAAAGGTGCTTTTTAGATTGAACATGTCTCTTGGTTTTGTAGTGCATGTGGCCCTTCTGCTTTTATGGCAAGTTCACTTGTCACCTGACGTAGTTTCCCCTTTTCTAATTCTTATCCTTAATCATATGCAGGAGTAAATTAGGCATGCGTGACATACAAATTTGATGAAGTGTTTTGTCGTGTTCATTGATAGTGAATGGACTAATTGAGTACCACTACAATTTTGTATAGCATTCAAATATAAGGTTCaatatgaatattatttattagcaGGCCTCTTATGTGTATTTTTTATCTATATGAAAATGGGGAGAATTCAATTGGAGAGTATCAATCCTTGTCCATAcactttaattttatattaagaaCGAAATGGATGAGCTTGGACTCATCTTCTAGTTTGACTTCAATGAAGATCGAGGTCAAGTAAGTCGGGCTCTTATGTTGGAAGGCAATCCTATGAATCTCAAgattaatataaagaaaaagcCTCAAAATTTCTGAAAACCTCTTCCCGATTCAAATTTTAATGGTATACAAACATTGTGGAACCTAATTTGTGTATGAACTCCATGCATAAGGATCATATTGATATTAATTGAGggtaaaaacaaattaaagagAAATTCTAGCCGTTACTATGGGAAATAAGAATCTAGCTAAATCCAATCTTGATTAACTTAAGTATTAGAGAATCCCCCATGTTGGCTCAACATGACGACTCTTCACTTCATCTTTATCTTTGCGCAAGCATTTTAGGACTAGAGTCAAGTCTATAATCTATATTACTAGTGGTACCAACAGTTGGCATAGTTCTGCTGGCAGTTCCTTTCGCTTCCATGGACTAGGTAGCCAAATAGGGTCCTTCTAATCCAGataggggtgtcaaatgggtgggtttggggtgagtataattgggttgggtatataaaacccATTCACCCATTAAAACCTATTTAACTAATTGTTTCTAACCAAAatctaacccaacccaattataatgggtaaaccccaacccaccaaattacccaattatcaaaattaccaaaaggGCAAAGAGAactccaaacaaaaaaaaattcaattaataaaaattcagaaaattgtTAATTATTTCTACTTTCAGATAAACACTTCCATTGGCACCCAAACAGAGGACAACAAACACATAACTCTCAAAACTGTCAAACTTCACACTTCTTTTTCCCctcattttctcagcaaccaaacatagcataacaaaaagaagaagaaggggaaacGAAGAAAAAGGAGCAGCTTTGAGTTTCCATTGACCTTAGTGAGAGCATTGGAATTAGAGTTCAAGGGCTCTCACTTAGTCCATAGCTCCCCAAGCTAAGCGATGGTGTCTTCGGCGAGAGCGAGCGAGCGAGCCGTGACGGCTTGCTTCAATGGAAACGGGTAACCGGCTTTGCCAGTTGCCGCTGCAGGATTGGAGGATTTGGTGTTGGAAAGTGGGTATCACTGATTTGTCTACCATTGCCATTGAAACAGGACAAAGAGATAGAGATTAattgaaataaagaagaaattaagaaaTCAAGAGAGAGGGGAGACCTTCGGGCTGAACTGATTGGTGTTGGGAAGGTGGGTACACTTGATGACGATGCGAGCAATGAATTCTTTGACAGTATTTTAGAGAGTGCTTGATGTGGGTATGGGTTTACAGAGGAGTTTTAGATTTTAGCTTGAGGTTGAATATAAAAAGATGTATCGAGATTTTCTAAGACATTTACTCTATTTTGCTGGgaatttttctagatttttagagagagtATTTGAGTGCTGTTGTTTGGTTGCTAGGAAAGTGAGGGGAAAGGAAATGACAAATTTTCTTTGTGGTTTTCGAGAAAAGGCAAGAAAGGACAGGAAAATGAATGgattttaaaattgagaaattattattattttttatgggaagggctaggttgaatttgggtatgttgtttttgggttaaatggggttcaatgggtttttagttaaaacccaataatcactGGGTCTAATTAggttgatgcccatttaacccaactaataattgggtgaGTTTGGATTCAATTAAAGTGGGCAggtttgggtgggcaaatggGTTTGAGCTTACTTTGCCACCCCTAAATCCAAATAGCAAGTGGATAACCACATTGGAACAATAGATGGAAGAGCTCACCCAAGAGCCTCAAGACCAGAGTCAAACTATACGAGAACAAAGATTGGGTCCAATGTACAAGAGTACCGGACTCAAGCTACCAACAGACAATATtgataaaaactaataatatagATTTATTATTAAGATTTCActtcatttcaattttgaaggataaaattgaatattaatatataacatatttccccataaaaaattaataacatattttagtaatctaataaaataatttaagtatatatatactgaaaaaaaaaaaatgtaactttcGTTACTCCTCCAAGTTAATAATTTGATGATGATTAAGGCTTCACTTCACAATTCTATTCATAACTTGGTGATTCTAATAATTTCTACAAAGTAAGCTAACATAtcttttcaattgaaaattaaaaattaaataaataattatgatttgATAACTTTGGTTTTGTAGATATCACCTAACTAATTTATCAATTATAGTTCCccctcgaaaaaaaaaattatcaattatagTTCATTGCAATAAATGGCAACTTAAATCATATATAGTGATAGTTTTTGTGATATGAATTAgttctttacttttgttttaacttttattattaatctataattgtttatattttaaaaaatctttaaGCTTCCTGTCCTATAAGCTCTAATTATACGTTAATACCTTAAAATTAGAACATCTATTTTTctaatacaagaaaaataattatttattaccTCTGAGCATACACTCATGCGCCTGTTTTGAGGCTCTTCTATTTATttgtaaaggttaataattttcattcattgtAATTTGGaattgcttctctctctctctctctctctctctctctctctctctctctctctctctctctctctctctctctatatatatatatatatatatataatttagtttaAATCCATTCTATATTTAAATCCTCGATTATAATTTTGCCacatcatatattttttaaatgatagaatAGATAATTCCATATATAAACACAATCAcaataaatatctattaatgattaccaaaattatatatttaatattaccattaatatcactttttgaTTTACCAATAttcactcaccacatcagcagtttgtactttgtatctctagcattattctttaagaaaacaatcataataaatactttttaatgactatcataattatcaaatttcatatttaatatttcatttaaaaaacacaatcataataaatacatattaataactatcataattatcaaatttcatatttcagattttatatttattttaaaacacaattataataaatatctattaataactatcttaaatatcaaatttcatatttatatacaaacaaaagagagaaaatcacTTATTTTAGATAAAATCATATTGAACTCTCATGTACATTGCATAGGTTGCTACCTAATCTATAAGCTATATTATATAAAAGACAGAAGATATTTAAGTATTTGTTGATCGTATAATTTCTTGCCacgtcagtttttttttttttttttagttataataaaatatgacAGATTTAAATGATGGACATTTCTATTGGAAATACATATAAGGATGTGTCGACTAAGTTACAAGACTTTTGACCGCATAAGTTTTTTAGGCATTACAATTTTATGTCATtgatttaacatatatatatatacacacacacacacacatagagagagagagagagagagagagagagagagagagagagagagagagagagagagagagagagagagagagagagagatgggtttaAGTTATACTTGGTATAATTTCACAAGAGTTATACCTTTTTTGGACCATTGATTTTTATCAGATCCAAGGGTGAAAAAAACACTCATAGTCAtgttatttttgttccctaGAAACTATTAACTAAGTCATTaattcttcttatcaaaaatagaaaaataaaaaatagcattaactCTCTACtctccatcatcatcttcatcttttctccctctctcacatGGTCTCGTGTTCTATGTGCTTTCACCCTCAACAATGGAAATTAAGGGCAAGTTTAGGAAACAGgtgaaattttaattattggattatgttttggagtGTTTGATTGCTTCGTTCATTTGCTACCACCTATGAAGCTGTTCTTTCATGGGGCGATGCTTTCCGTGTTGCACCACCAGTGACATAGTGTTTGATTGcttcattcatttattattatattatatccaTTCTTCCCTTCCTCCCACTCTTATAGATATAAGCCTCTTGTCAATTTCAgatcttataaaataattagtatgacaaatcttttgtttttaacctttatttcttatataattgTAGCTTGTATACGAAATTAGTGAAATTCCTTTGATTTTAATTAGAAATAAGTTCTTAAAGGTAGCATATATGCTCTAGCTCTATGGTTGAGATGGTGATTGatctattaaataaaacaaattcattGAACCTGATACCTTTTTGGAGTGCTTCTACTGCTTTATATGCAGTTTATGTAAAGATATTTGGGGTTAGATCTTAGTTGGGTATACAATTTAACAATTGTATAATTAAAGGTTGCCTGAAAGTACATAAAACACAAAGACCgtgtgagagagggagagaggatgATGCTAATGATGGAGAGTAGAGAGttaatgttgttttttatttttctatttttaataagaagagTTAATGATTTAATTACTAATTTCTAGAGAACAATAATGACATGaccatgagttttttttttttttttccaccctTAGATCTAATACAAAACAATGGttcaaaaaatgtgtaactcttatGAAGTTAtattaggtgtaacttgaacctatctcatatatatatatatataactgagtTCAAATTCTTTTAAAACTCTATATTAAATGTTAGAATAGATagttcatatataaaaaaagtagtAATAAATTAATGTCAAtcaataactatcataattatcaatttcatatttagacataaataagtaagaaaaaagagaaggaactGTAATTGATAAAGtatgaataaaattaaattacataattctGGAAAGAAAGATTAACATGTTGTATAGTGAGTTGACAAGagaataataacttattaacaTTACTAATTGatagatttgttaatttttaaaagaaatactcttttaaaaaaaatctattaaaagtaatattagttcctcaaaaaatatattaaaatactctCTCATGGAgataacataataatataatctTCACACAAAAAAGGAAGGAATGGAACGAGTTGATTTGTCTGGGGCAGGCTAGATAGGGACAAGACTCAATAGAGGTCCACTTTTTCCATTTGGGGGAGGTGCTGAGGGTAGTTGgcaaataaagaataaaaaataaaaaattcaaagacaCTATCAATTCGTGGCTAAGAGGCCAAATAGGCCATCGTTTCATAGAACATACAAAAAGTCAGTTACCAAGTAAATATTCTCTCTTCTTATTATTCTCTAGTTGTAGCTGATTTTAGATCGAGGAACATAAGTAGTGAGTGAAGAATTTGGCTCGCAGTAAAAATTCATGGTGACACTTTCTAGATCTTGAGATTTTGGATTCAAGTTCATCcttcctctctcctctctcaaaaaaagggaaaaaaaatccttcctCATTGTTATAAGCAAAAAAGAACTTGACTTATAAGGGATATTGAAGCTCATATCATCATGTCATGTGCGAAGGGTTGTCAAATTAATGAGTTGAGTACTAAGAACTTTGTACCTTAACTTGGTATTTTCTGATGTTTCTAAGATAACTAAGGTAATTCAAATCCCTATTCTTTGATCTTtgttgtaactatcgaatttaaattatatacatatatatatataaattggaCAACACATTTGTGATTCATTCTATAATAACAAACTGATGTTTGTAAATATTGAGTTTTCAAATTGCCTGGTTAGAGTATTCCCCTTTCGATCttctaaattgaaattttcactACATTATTGTAGATAAATACAACATTGATAGTAATGAATATTGTAAAATACAATATCTTTTAAATTAGATTATTCTTATAAATATAAGTATTTAATGAGATAGTGTCACTCACAATATATGAGATTCATACATGTTATAAGAGGAGGTCTCATGAGATCATCTaataagataattttctttACACAActctatttaaaatatatatatatttttttttttatgtaattctattttttcgaaggaaaaaaatattttgtttactatttatttattaaaattttaatataattactGAATTTTTTTAGGGAAACAAAATTATTGCAATTGTCAAATCACGTAGATCATATTCAAGTGCTTagcccacaatttttttttttttttgataaagctAGATATGATTGACCCACAATAAATACGTAACATCAATCTTTCAAATAATTGGACATTATGAATTTAGGATTATCTTATCAAGTTTTCTAATCATATGCATGCTTAAGAAACACTATCTTATCATAAACAGGGGAAAAAGAACTCTACCTTTACATAATCTTTTTGATTTCTCAGATTCTCAGGCTCTTAGTTGAATATTAATTCTATTGACTTTGTGCCTCATTCAGccgaaaaaaaattgattctgtGCCTATGAAATATAGTGCTTCTCACACTCACTCACAATCCAATACAGGGATTGTAGAAAAGCTTTCCAACAAGTCCTTTAttctatattataattataatatcatATCTAAAAACAAGTACAGGTAGCAAAGAAGTACGAATGCCATTTCTTCTCTATTTCAATATTAAGTCCTCAGTTAGCCGCTACAGTCTCTGAAACCATAACTTCTTGCTACATTCTCATGAACAAAGTACCATTGCAAAACCTAGTACCATGGAAAGTCCTTTTGCCAATTCACTTCATCGTTGCTGAAATAAAACCCATCCTCTTTGACCAACCAAGAGCACTTCCTAGCAGTCCCACATCGATAAGCATCTCTGGAAGCCTTAAACGCATCAAAACTCTTCCTCATTTGGTCCCATTTCATGGTGCACCAAAAATGAGTGGTGCCCCATATGTTGGTCTTGAGTCTCCAGCTGAAATCGTCATGCTCTTGAAGTGCACGTCCTCCCAATTCACTGTCTTTTGAAGCACACCAAATGACCAGAGGCAATGAGGAGTTGTTTGTGAACCCATTGACCACGCGAACTTCATATTCAGAACCACCATTTAAGGGCTCTGCAGGTCGTAACATTGACATAAAAATAACTAACAATACAATGGCTACAGAGAGAGTAAGCAAAAGTCTGATAGAAATCTTCATACTCTCTGATAGTGCAATTTTGAGCCTGTAAAGTGTAGTTTTATACTCACAGTATAGAGCAAGTTGCGACTAGATATTGGATATAAAGTGAAGTCACGCAGTGCTATACTATACATAGAAAATCTGAACAGAttctcaaaaaaggaaaaaacaaatgaatatcTGAACAGAATCGCTTTCATTAATGTTGTGGCCCCATGTTCCGCGTACCAAAGGCTCcaagaatttattttaaggtgttcattaaaaaatttgaattaaacaaaatttaataaaaataaaacttgaatatgctgacatcaccaaaaaaaaaatacaaatacattaaattttaaaattttcttttatgagtctttcatattttgaaattattatacAATAACTTTATTATCAATACTATTAGTTACATCTTTTTCAACGTACAAAACAAAGCAATCATTAAACTACTGATCTCCAATTAAATTACCAACATCTTGTCTAAATAAGtagtaatataaataaaatgtattatcattttttatggCTCGTTTCAAccaatttttgtattctttaaacta encodes:
- the LOC115990930 gene encoding S-protein homolog 5-like, coding for MKISIRLLLTLSVAIVLLVIFMSMLRPAEPLNGGSEYEVRVVNGFTNNSSLPLVIWCASKDSELGGRALQEHDDFSWRLKTNIWGTTHFWCTMKWDQMRKSFDAFKASRDAYRCGTARKCSWLVKEDGFYFSNDEVNWQKDFPWY